One genomic region from Natrarchaeobius halalkaliphilus encodes:
- the carB gene encoding carbamoyl-phosphate synthase large subunit: protein MSTDQDGATGGDGRTILLIGSGPIQIGQAAEFDYSGAQACRALQEEGARVVLVNSNPATIMTDPEMADEVYIEPITTEAIAEIIRKEAPDGVIAGLGGQTGLNVTAELAEEGVLEEYDVEIMGTPLETIYATEDRDLFRKRMEKIGQPVPRSTTISLEEGESVTELSDEDVRERVEAAVEEVGGLPVIARTTYTLGGSGSGVVGEMDELLSRVRKGLRLSRNSEVLITESIAGWVEYEYEVMRDADDSCIIICNMENIDPMGIHTGESTVVTPSQLVPDEGHQEMRTAALDVIRELGIQGGCNIQFAWHDDGTPGGEYRVVEVNPRVSRSSALASKATGYPIARVTAKVALGKRLHEIENEITGETTAAFEPAIDYVVTKVPRWPKDKFDDVDFELTTAMKSTGEAMAIGRTFEESLLKALRSSEYDPDVDWEEVDDDELEERYLERPSPDRPYAMFEAFERGYTVDEVVELTGIFEWYVERYGRIAGSMRAAAEGDFTTAAITGHTNTSIAATTASDVGTVETEVPGRTYKQVDTCAGEFEAETPYYYSARKTEFESGPLIGEAAAGELEVSRDVESVIVVGGGPIRIGQGVEFDYCSVHAVQALRELGIDAHVVNNNPETVSTDYDTSDGLFFEPITAEEVADVAEAADADGVMVQFGGQTSVNIAEPLAEEIDRRGLECEVMGTSVEAMDLAEDRDRFNALMDELEIAQPDGGTAYSKEEALELAHEIGYPVLVRPSYVLGGRAMDVVYDDDELETYIEEAVRVSPDKPILVDDFLEDAIELDVDAVSDGRSVLIGGIMEHVETAGVHSGDSACMIPPRSLDEDTLERVREVTEDIAAALKTKGLLNVQLAVRDGESEAQGASDNASGETASEVYVLEANPRSSRTVPFISKATGVPIAKLAAQVMAGETLASLDVDERIPEHTSIKEVVLPFDRLPGSDPRLGPEMKSTGEVMGTASEFGMAYWKAQQAAYNAASEGAAVVDLDVDGFEDHFDVVELDESEDTPQAIREGAVDFVVSRDRETLETAVEEEVPYLSTESSAKAYLEALATVGDDLEVASVTDRPKRTERWG from the coding sequence ATGAGTACGGACCAGGACGGAGCGACGGGCGGGGACGGACGCACGATCTTGCTCATCGGGAGCGGACCGATACAGATCGGGCAGGCCGCCGAGTTCGACTATTCCGGCGCACAGGCCTGCCGCGCACTGCAGGAAGAAGGCGCTCGAGTCGTCCTCGTCAACTCCAACCCCGCGACGATCATGACCGATCCGGAGATGGCGGACGAGGTCTATATCGAGCCGATCACGACCGAGGCCATCGCCGAGATCATTCGGAAGGAAGCTCCCGACGGCGTCATCGCCGGACTCGGCGGCCAGACCGGCCTCAACGTCACCGCCGAACTGGCCGAGGAGGGCGTCCTCGAGGAGTACGACGTCGAAATCATGGGAACGCCGCTCGAGACGATCTACGCGACCGAAGACCGCGACCTCTTTCGCAAGCGAATGGAGAAGATCGGCCAGCCCGTTCCCAGATCGACGACCATCTCGCTCGAGGAGGGTGAGTCGGTCACCGAACTCAGCGACGAGGACGTCCGCGAGCGCGTCGAAGCCGCAGTCGAGGAGGTCGGGGGACTGCCGGTCATCGCCCGGACCACGTACACGCTTGGCGGCTCCGGTTCGGGCGTCGTCGGCGAGATGGACGAACTGCTCTCTCGCGTGCGCAAGGGTCTTCGCCTCTCGCGGAACAGCGAGGTCCTCATCACCGAGTCGATCGCCGGCTGGGTCGAGTACGAATACGAGGTGATGCGCGACGCCGACGACTCCTGTATCATCATCTGCAACATGGAGAACATCGATCCGATGGGGATCCACACCGGGGAGTCGACGGTCGTTACGCCCTCACAACTCGTGCCCGACGAGGGCCACCAGGAGATGCGCACCGCGGCGCTCGACGTCATCCGCGAACTCGGTATCCAGGGCGGGTGTAACATCCAGTTCGCCTGGCACGACGACGGCACCCCCGGCGGCGAGTACCGCGTCGTCGAGGTGAATCCCCGCGTCTCGCGCTCGTCGGCGCTCGCCTCGAAGGCGACGGGGTATCCGATCGCCCGCGTCACCGCGAAAGTCGCCCTCGGCAAGCGACTCCACGAGATCGAAAACGAGATCACCGGCGAGACGACCGCGGCGTTCGAGCCCGCGATCGATTACGTCGTCACCAAGGTGCCGCGCTGGCCCAAGGACAAGTTCGACGACGTCGACTTCGAGCTCACCACCGCGATGAAATCGACCGGCGAGGCGATGGCGATCGGTCGAACCTTCGAGGAGTCGCTGCTCAAAGCCCTCCGATCGTCCGAGTACGATCCCGACGTCGACTGGGAGGAGGTGGACGACGACGAACTCGAGGAACGCTACCTCGAGCGTCCCTCCCCGGACAGGCCGTACGCGATGTTCGAGGCGTTCGAACGCGGCTACACCGTCGACGAAGTCGTCGAGCTGACGGGTATCTTCGAGTGGTACGTCGAACGCTACGGGCGCATCGCCGGCTCGATGCGCGCCGCCGCCGAGGGCGACTTCACGACGGCGGCGATCACCGGCCACACCAACACCTCCATCGCGGCGACGACCGCGTCCGACGTCGGAACCGTCGAAACCGAGGTTCCCGGTCGGACCTACAAGCAAGTCGACACCTGCGCCGGCGAGTTCGAGGCCGAAACGCCGTACTACTACTCCGCGCGCAAAACCGAGTTCGAGTCCGGGCCGCTGATCGGTGAGGCCGCGGCCGGCGAACTCGAGGTGTCCCGCGACGTCGAGAGCGTTATCGTCGTCGGCGGCGGCCCGATCCGAATCGGACAGGGAGTCGAGTTCGACTACTGTTCGGTCCACGCGGTCCAGGCGCTTCGCGAGCTGGGTATCGACGCCCACGTCGTCAACAACAACCCCGAGACTGTCTCGACGGACTACGACACCTCCGACGGCCTCTTTTTCGAGCCGATCACGGCCGAGGAGGTCGCTGACGTCGCGGAGGCGGCAGACGCCGACGGCGTGATGGTCCAGTTCGGCGGCCAGACCTCCGTCAACATCGCCGAACCGCTCGCCGAGGAGATCGACCGCCGCGGCCTCGAGTGTGAGGTCATGGGGACCTCCGTCGAGGCGATGGACTTGGCGGAAGACCGCGACCGGTTCAACGCGCTGATGGACGAACTCGAGATCGCCCAGCCCGACGGCGGAACGGCGTACTCGAAAGAAGAGGCGCTCGAACTCGCCCACGAGATCGGCTACCCCGTCCTCGTGCGTCCCTCCTACGTTCTCGGCGGCCGCGCGATGGACGTCGTCTACGACGACGACGAACTCGAGACCTACATCGAGGAGGCCGTCCGCGTCTCCCCGGACAAGCCGATCCTCGTGGACGACTTCTTGGAGGACGCGATCGAACTCGACGTCGACGCCGTCTCCGACGGCCGCTCGGTGCTGATCGGCGGCATCATGGAACACGTCGAGACCGCGGGCGTCCACTCCGGCGACTCCGCCTGCATGATACCGCCGCGCTCGCTCGACGAGGACACCCTGGAACGCGTCCGGGAGGTCACCGAGGACATCGCGGCGGCGCTGAAGACGAAAGGCCTGCTGAACGTCCAGCTTGCAGTCAGAGACGGTGAAAGCGAGGCGCAAGGCGCCTCGGATAACGCGAGCGGTGAAACCGCGAGCGAAGTGTACGTCCTCGAGGCCAACCCGCGGTCCTCGCGAACGGTGCCGTTCATCTCGAAGGCGACGGGCGTTCCGATCGCGAAACTCGCCGCGCAGGTGATGGCCGGCGAGACGCTAGCGAGCCTCGACGTCGACGAACGGATCCCCGAACACACGTCGATCAAGGAGGTCGTCCTGCCGTTCGACCGCCTGCCGGGATCGGATCCCCGCCTCGGCCCGGAGATGAAATCCACGGGCGAGGTGATGGGAACCGCGAGCGAGTTCGGCATGGCCTACTGGAAGGCCCAGCAGGCCGCCTACAACGCGGCCAGCGAGGGAGCCGCGGTCGTCGATCTCGACGTCGACGGCTTCGAGGACCACTTCGACGTCGTCGAACTCGACGAATCCGAGGACACCCCCCAGGCGATCCGCGAGGGGGCGGTCGATTTCGTCGTCAGCCGCGACCGCGAGACCCTCGAGACGGCCGTCGAAGAGGAGGTCCCCTACCTCTCGACGGAATCGAGCGCGAAAGCCTACCTCGAGGCGCTCGCGACCGTCGGTGACGACCTCGAGGTCGCGTCGGTGACGGACCGACCGAAACGGACCGAGCGGTGGGGCTGA
- a CDS encoding DUF5778 family protein, translating into MTDANSSPVDDDLYRRTKALLEPGEIDLNGVIIQTPYDGSEDVRMMQATIDAGDIIAEHSGYDPQDCFVHSGNDDPEFSSNQHQGLTLGDEAFVWECQQLLREGSFDVVMYYDGRADHEAILEGITDLGYDVTGVEGD; encoded by the coding sequence ATGACAGACGCGAACTCGAGTCCCGTCGACGACGACCTCTACCGGCGGACGAAGGCGCTTCTCGAGCCTGGCGAGATCGACCTCAACGGCGTGATCATCCAGACGCCCTACGACGGGAGCGAGGACGTTCGGATGATGCAGGCGACGATCGACGCCGGCGACATCATCGCTGAACACTCGGGGTACGACCCGCAGGATTGTTTCGTCCACTCGGGCAACGACGACCCGGAGTTCTCCTCGAACCAGCACCAGGGTTTGACGCTCGGGGACGAGGCGTTCGTCTGGGAGTGCCAGCAACTCCTCCGGGAGGGGAGCTTCGACGTGGTGATGTACTACGACGGGCGCGCCGATCACGAGGCGATCCTCGAGGGAATCACGGATCTCGGCTACGACGTGACGGGCGTCGAAGGCGACTGA
- the uppS gene encoding polyprenyl diphosphate synthase has protein sequence MKRWLRQRVDAAYERLLSREIAGAPTHVAVIQDGNRRYARGRGGDAHDGHRAGAETTERVLEWCQDVGVEELTLYTFSTENFDRPPEENERLFDLLVEKLREFADADRVHENGVCIRAIGETGLLPERVREAVAYAEERTRDYDQFVLNIALAYGGRSRLLEAARGVATEVDGGAIEPDQIDVEAIENRLYDQPVRDVDLIIRTGGDERTSNFLPWHANGNEAAVFFCTPYWPEFSKADFLRGIRTYEHRKESWRRTRARRALALLAAMSEPDLPEARSVVDRFRDSLPTAERSDLEEIEGKESAEETGQPGGQGVESIDSSGRAAD, from the coding sequence ATGAAGCGGTGGCTCCGCCAGCGCGTCGACGCGGCCTACGAGCGCCTGCTTTCGCGGGAGATCGCGGGAGCACCGACGCACGTCGCGGTGATTCAGGACGGCAACCGGCGGTACGCCCGCGGACGCGGCGGCGACGCACACGACGGCCACCGAGCGGGTGCGGAGACGACCGAACGCGTTCTCGAGTGGTGTCAGGACGTCGGCGTCGAGGAACTGACGCTGTATACCTTCTCGACGGAGAACTTCGATCGGCCGCCCGAGGAGAACGAACGGCTGTTCGACCTCCTGGTCGAGAAGCTTCGAGAGTTCGCGGACGCAGACCGCGTCCACGAAAACGGCGTCTGCATTCGCGCCATCGGGGAGACGGGACTGCTCCCCGAGCGCGTCCGGGAGGCGGTTGCCTACGCGGAAGAGCGGACCCGCGACTACGACCAGTTCGTCCTCAACATCGCACTGGCCTACGGCGGTCGCTCCCGGCTGCTCGAGGCCGCCCGAGGCGTCGCGACCGAGGTCGACGGGGGCGCGATCGAGCCCGACCAGATCGACGTCGAAGCGATCGAGAACCGACTCTACGACCAGCCGGTCCGGGACGTCGACCTCATTATTCGAACCGGCGGCGACGAGCGCACCTCGAACTTCCTGCCGTGGCACGCGAACGGAAACGAGGCGGCCGTCTTCTTCTGTACGCCCTACTGGCCCGAGTTCTCGAAGGCCGACTTCCTGCGGGGCATCCGAACCTACGAGCACCGAAAGGAGTCCTGGCGTCGAACCCGCGCCCGGCGGGCACTCGCGTTGCTCGCCGCGATGAGCGAACCCGACCTGCCGGAGGCCCGGTCCGTCGTCGATCGCTTTCGCGACTCGCTCCCGACCGCCGAGCGCTCGGATCTCGAGGAGATCGAAGGCAAAGAAAGCGCGGAGGAGACGGGCCAGCCCGGGGGACAGGGTGTCGAGAGTATCGACTCGAGCGGACGGGCGGCCGACTGA
- a CDS encoding undecaprenyl diphosphate synthase family protein produces MGLYERYLARRIRNHEADPPNHVALIITERDLLEDGAYETLVAFFSWALEYAGRVTVYVSVLDAEAVPTLRRDLEGIDAPEVVAVRGPDDRTRADAPIQIGIGLGGKHEFTSAVRTLAERVDAGEIEPDEIDDGDVEDHLVFPAEPDLVIKTGAERLSDFMIWQSVYSELYFTDVNWRDFRKRDFLRAVREYCNRSRRFGR; encoded by the coding sequence GTGGGACTGTACGAGCGTTATCTCGCCCGCCGTATCCGCAATCACGAGGCCGATCCCCCGAACCACGTCGCGCTCATCATCACCGAACGGGACCTCCTCGAGGACGGTGCCTACGAGACGCTCGTCGCGTTTTTCTCGTGGGCGCTCGAGTACGCCGGCCGGGTCACCGTCTACGTTAGCGTCCTCGACGCCGAGGCGGTACCGACCCTTCGTCGCGATCTCGAGGGAATCGACGCGCCGGAGGTGGTGGCCGTCCGCGGGCCGGACGACCGAACGCGGGCCGATGCGCCGATCCAGATCGGGATCGGACTCGGCGGCAAACACGAGTTTACGAGTGCCGTCCGGACGCTTGCCGAACGCGTCGACGCAGGCGAGATCGAGCCCGACGAGATAGACGACGGGGACGTCGAGGATCACCTGGTGTTTCCCGCCGAGCCGGATCTCGTCATCAAGACCGGCGCGGAGCGACTCTCCGATTTCATGATCTGGCAGTCGGTCTATTCGGAGCTGTACTTCACCGACGTCAACTGGCGCGATTTCCGCAAGCGGGACTTCCTGCGGGCGGTCAGGGAGTACTGCAACCGGTCCCGACGCTTCGGACGGTAG
- a CDS encoding DUF92 domain-containing protein: protein MTTPIRRAAVFAAICTLSLAVPLSGPGTGAVLAAVVLLGAFVVTEGPLFDLLAYPGDYEDGRLYGLITFVLAVVALGLIAVMSSMSIAVFVGTAFLIGYGNVAEQIARSRTDDEVVVATVFALVATVGAVVGQAATHAIDGVPIEPMVPTIVFLAATGALLAALLRDVLLLYDDPIVMVSVGLLLWLLAELEPAIGPLEIVAALVVTVALGYVSYVLDTASIAGMVTGILLGLVTIVLGGYGWFAVLIAFFAIGGLSTKFRYDRKEDLGVAEDNNGARGTGNVLGNAAVALVAVLGYAASSAGLFPGNPDPILFLFAFTGSVATAMSDTLSSEIGSVFETPRLITTLERVEPGTDGGVTWQGELAGLVGAAIVAGISYALFPEVDATGAAIIVAAGFVGMTVDSLLGATLEGTVLGNQGVNFLATLSGALAGALLVLSFAVLG, encoded by the coding sequence GTGACCACCCCGATCCGGCGAGCCGCGGTCTTTGCGGCCATCTGTACGCTCTCGCTCGCCGTTCCGCTGTCCGGTCCGGGAACGGGTGCGGTCCTGGCGGCGGTCGTTTTGCTGGGCGCGTTCGTCGTGACCGAGGGCCCGCTGTTCGATCTACTCGCCTATCCCGGCGACTACGAGGATGGACGCCTCTACGGGCTCATCACGTTCGTGCTCGCCGTCGTTGCGCTCGGTCTCATCGCGGTCATGTCCTCGATGTCGATCGCGGTCTTCGTCGGAACCGCCTTCCTCATCGGATACGGCAATGTCGCAGAGCAGATCGCACGCTCGAGAACCGACGACGAGGTCGTCGTCGCGACGGTCTTCGCACTGGTTGCGACGGTCGGAGCGGTCGTCGGCCAGGCGGCTACGCACGCGATCGACGGCGTCCCGATCGAGCCGATGGTTCCGACGATCGTCTTTCTCGCCGCGACCGGCGCGCTCTTGGCAGCCCTGCTCCGGGACGTCCTGTTGCTCTACGATGATCCGATCGTCATGGTTTCGGTCGGGCTCTTGCTCTGGCTGCTGGCCGAACTCGAGCCGGCGATCGGTCCGCTCGAGATCGTCGCGGCGCTGGTCGTCACCGTTGCGCTCGGCTACGTCTCGTACGTCCTCGATACGGCGTCGATCGCCGGCATGGTCACCGGAATTCTCCTCGGGCTGGTGACGATCGTTCTCGGGGGCTACGGCTGGTTCGCCGTCCTCATCGCCTTCTTCGCCATCGGCGGACTCTCGACGAAGTTCAGATACGACCGCAAGGAAGACCTCGGCGTCGCAGAGGACAACAACGGCGCACGCGGAACCGGGAACGTCCTCGGAAACGCCGCCGTCGCGCTCGTCGCAGTCCTCGGGTACGCCGCAAGCTCTGCGGGTCTCTTCCCCGGAAACCCCGATCCGATCCTGTTTCTCTTCGCGTTCACTGGCTCCGTCGCGACCGCCATGAGCGACACCCTCTCGAGCGAGATCGGGAGCGTCTTCGAGACCCCGCGACTCATTACCACCTTAGAGCGCGTCGAGCCCGGAACCGACGGCGGCGTCACCTGGCAGGGCGAACTCGCGGGACTCGTCGGGGCGGCGATCGTCGCCGGAATCTCGTACGCGCTGTTTCCCGAGGTCGACGCGACCGGAGCCGCGATCATCGTCGCCGCCGGCTTCGTCGGGATGACCGTCGACAGCCTGCTCGGAGCGACGCTCGAGGGGACCGTCCTCGGTAATCAGGGCGTCAACTTCCTCGCGACGCTGTCGGGCGCACTCGCGGGCGCGTTGCTCGTTCTCTCGTTCGCCGTCCTCGGCTGA